The following proteins come from a genomic window of Flavobacterium eburneipallidum:
- a CDS encoding BatD family protein, with the protein MKRYLILVLISFQSLLAQVQFEAKVSKTTLGLNERLRIDFVMNMDGDNFNQPSFEGFRIIAGPSQQVSQSWINGRSSFEKVYSYYLLPVQKGNIIIKQATIEYNGQIYKTSPIKIHVTNAVQEARNPDDAPQISADDNIYLVADISKTSPYINEPITVVYKLYFNPNIGITNSRELNKPKYNDFWSQNIPIKQFVPEEGMFRGKRYGVFVLKKIVLYPQKSGKLVIEPLSLDIDVQLPTNRADMFGRVIFTNDNKRVSAGAKTINVKALPEAGKPADFSGAVGKFDFRVTPSKTNLKSGESLDLVVSVSGSGNMKLFNLPKPVVPNSLEMYDPVHDEKVNTSLSGMSGKISDKYTIIPQFKGNYPIKPLQFSYFDLGTGKYKTITSQEIVVNVLEGPTADNQVAATTPGVQKNTISKNEQFKFIKRETNLVSSKKDDFLGSNLFYGLLLLPFLILPLIVVFKKKKDAIDGDVFGNRIKMNNRLAKKYLSEAKKQINNKEPFYVALEKAMHNFLKAKLHIETSEMSKSNIQELLLSRKASPETVTDFINLTENCELARYALTSSSTIQKDFEKAVEIISDLEKQIA; encoded by the coding sequence ATGAAAAGATATTTGATTTTAGTATTAATAAGTTTTCAATCACTTTTGGCTCAAGTACAATTTGAAGCAAAAGTGAGCAAAACTACGCTTGGATTGAACGAAAGACTTCGTATTGATTTTGTGATGAATATGGACGGAGACAATTTTAATCAACCGTCTTTTGAAGGATTTAGAATTATTGCTGGACCAAGTCAACAAGTGAGTCAGTCTTGGATTAATGGAAGAAGTTCATTCGAAAAAGTCTATTCTTACTATCTTCTACCAGTTCAAAAAGGAAATATAATTATCAAACAAGCCACCATAGAATACAACGGTCAGATTTACAAGACATCTCCGATAAAAATTCATGTTACAAATGCAGTTCAAGAGGCAAGAAATCCAGATGATGCACCTCAAATTTCGGCTGATGATAATATTTATTTGGTTGCCGATATTTCTAAAACCAGTCCTTACATCAACGAACCCATTACAGTAGTTTACAAACTGTATTTTAATCCCAATATCGGAATTACAAATTCACGTGAATTAAACAAACCCAAATACAATGATTTCTGGAGTCAAAATATTCCAATCAAGCAGTTTGTTCCAGAGGAAGGAATGTTTCGTGGAAAAAGATATGGAGTTTTTGTATTAAAAAAAATTGTTTTATATCCACAAAAATCAGGCAAATTGGTCATCGAACCTTTGTCTTTAGATATTGATGTACAATTACCTACGAACCGTGCAGATATGTTTGGTAGAGTTATTTTTACAAACGATAACAAAAGAGTTTCAGCAGGAGCCAAAACAATAAACGTAAAAGCACTTCCCGAAGCAGGAAAACCAGCCGATTTTTCGGGAGCTGTAGGTAAATTTGATTTTAGAGTAACACCATCCAAAACGAATTTAAAGAGTGGTGAAAGCTTGGATTTAGTAGTTAGTGTTAGCGGAAGCGGAAACATGAAATTGTTCAATTTGCCAAAACCCGTTGTACCTAATTCATTAGAAATGTATGATCCTGTTCACGACGAAAAAGTGAATACTTCTTTGTCTGGAATGTCAGGAAAAATTTCGGATAAATACACGATTATTCCACAATTCAAAGGAAATTATCCAATCAAACCATTGCAGTTTTCGTATTTCGATTTAGGAACAGGCAAATACAAAACTATAACGTCTCAAGAAATAGTTGTGAATGTTTTAGAAGGACCAACCGCTGATAATCAAGTTGCGGCAACAACACCTGGAGTCCAGAAAAACACCATTTCAAAGAACGAACAATTCAAATTTATCAAGCGAGAAACTAATTTAGTATCCTCAAAAAAAGACGATTTCTTGGGATCTAATTTGTTTTATGGTTTGTTGCTTTTGCCGTTTTTAATACTGCCATTGATTGTTGTTTTCAAAAAGAAAAAAGACGCTATAGATGGTGATGTTTTTGGAAATAGAATAAAAATGAACAACCGATTGGCCAAGAAATATTTATCGGAAGCCAAAAAACAAATCAACAACAAAGAACCGTTTTACGTGGCTTTGGAAAAAGCAATGCACAATTTCTTGAAAGCCAAATTGCATATTGAAACTTCCGAAATGAGTAAAAGCAATATTCAGGAATTGTTGTTGTCAAGGAAAGCAAGTCCAGAAACAGTAACAGATTTTATCAATCTTACCGAAAATTGTGAATTGGCGCGTTATGCCTTAACATCGAGTTCAACTATTCAAAAGGATTTTGAAAAAGCAGTGGAAATAATCTCGGATTTGGAAAAACAAATCGCTTAA
- a CDS encoding LamG-like jellyroll fold domain-containing protein produces MKFKHYLTLIAIFSFSIMRSQSGTHLNFDGVDDYVEIPNESNFDFTNQITVEFWINSSETPQQWDALVAKGDDSWRVALTSDGTVAFAGTGAFSDFYSTTAVNDGNWHHVAATYNGANAIIYIDGVLENSIEATANIDNSAFNVSLGENLQQTGRFFSGNLEDVRIWNVARTEEQINASKRCELLGSESGLLAYYKFNQGLDNQDNTAITSLTDATVNANNGTLTNFELTAATSNWKSGSLIITGQNCCTSVTTWNGSAWSNGTPDATKTAIFTGNYTGLGFDACSVQVNGTANVSINSGENLEIQNEVQVASAASFSLENNTNLVQVSDRDNLGNAIVKRNSTPMIRLDYTAWSSPVAGQKLLSFSPNTLTNRFYSYSPSGVDTASAWIPVSAPSTTDFAEGNGYLIRVDNTWSASTAAPYSGQFSGVLNNGPVTVATTTGYNLIGNPYPSTVSVADFISANSTLGVSTLYYWTHTIPASGGVYAQNNYASRTTLGGVASAAGGAIPNAFIQVGQGFFTQTTSDGDLVFNNTMRSNDTSNQFFKTAAKAPKNKSSRFWLNLNGVSANYNQILVGYATGATNDYDQGVDGKLLTNSKSYIASKINGDNYVIQGRAEAFDINDEVAVGFTANQDGDYTIALDSFDGLFTNQDIFLWDKLSNTKHNLKQSAYTFKAVAGTNDSRFTVVYKTDATLGTDTFTKDSQVVYVDANNYIQIENSNQLISKVDVYDVSGKVLYSKTNIQKNQVTVQKSIKNQVVLVKITLQDGSTNTQKIIK; encoded by the coding sequence ATGAAATTTAAACACTACTTAACGCTGATAGCTATTTTTAGTTTCAGCATTATGCGTTCTCAATCAGGAACTCATTTAAACTTTGACGGAGTTGATGATTATGTTGAGATACCAAATGAATCAAATTTTGATTTTACTAATCAAATAACTGTTGAATTTTGGATAAATTCTAGTGAAACTCCTCAACAATGGGATGCTTTAGTAGCCAAAGGAGATGATAGCTGGCGTGTAGCCTTAACATCTGATGGAACTGTTGCGTTTGCAGGAACAGGTGCTTTTTCTGATTTTTATTCTACAACTGCAGTGAACGATGGTAACTGGCATCATGTTGCAGCTACTTACAATGGAGCAAATGCAATCATTTATATTGATGGAGTTCTAGAAAATAGTATTGAAGCTACAGCTAATATTGATAATTCAGCTTTTAATGTTTCATTAGGAGAAAATTTACAACAAACAGGTAGATTCTTTTCTGGTAACCTAGAAGATGTTCGTATCTGGAATGTAGCCAGAACAGAAGAACAAATTAATGCTAGCAAAAGATGTGAATTATTAGGTAGTGAATCAGGCTTACTAGCTTACTATAAATTCAACCAAGGTTTAGACAATCAAGATAATACAGCAATAACTAGTTTGACTGACGCAACAGTTAATGCAAATAATGGGACATTAACTAATTTTGAATTAACAGCTGCTACTTCAAACTGGAAAAGCGGATCACTAATAATTACAGGTCAAAACTGTTGTACAAGTGTAACAACTTGGAACGGTTCAGCTTGGTCTAATGGAACTCCAGATGCTACAAAAACAGCAATTTTTACAGGAAACTATACTGGTCTTGGTTTTGACGCTTGTTCTGTTCAAGTAAATGGTACTGCAAATGTTAGTATTAATTCAGGTGAAAATTTAGAAATTCAAAATGAAGTTCAAGTTGCATCTGCTGCTTCTTTCTCTTTAGAAAACAATACTAATTTAGTTCAAGTAAGTGATAGAGATAATTTAGGTAATGCTATTGTAAAAAGAAATAGTACTCCAATGATTCGTTTAGACTATACTGCTTGGAGTTCGCCAGTTGCCGGTCAAAAATTATTGAGTTTTTCGCCAAATACTTTAACAAATCGTTTTTACAGCTATAGTCCTTCAGGAGTTGATACTGCTTCAGCTTGGATTCCAGTAAGTGCTCCAAGCACAACTGATTTTGCAGAAGGTAATGGTTATTTGATTAGAGTAGATAACACATGGTCAGCCAGTACAGCTGCTCCTTATTCAGGTCAGTTTTCAGGGGTGTTAAATAATGGTCCAGTAACTGTTGCAACTACAACTGGATATAATTTAATTGGAAATCCATATCCATCTACAGTTAGTGTTGCTGACTTTATAAGTGCAAATAGTACATTAGGAGTAAGTACTTTATACTATTGGACACACACAATTCCTGCATCTGGAGGAGTTTATGCTCAAAACAATTACGCATCAAGAACAACACTAGGAGGAGTTGCTTCCGCAGCAGGTGGTGCTATACCAAATGCATTTATCCAAGTTGGACAAGGATTTTTTACCCAAACAACTTCAGATGGAGACCTTGTATTTAACAATACAATGAGATCAAATGACACTAGTAATCAATTTTTCAAAACTGCTGCAAAAGCACCTAAAAATAAAAGCAGTAGATTTTGGTTAAATCTTAACGGAGTTTCTGCTAACTATAACCAAATTTTAGTTGGTTATGCAACAGGAGCTACAAATGATTACGATCAAGGTGTTGATGGAAAACTTTTAACCAATTCAAAAAGCTATATCGCTTCAAAAATTAATGGTGATAATTATGTAATTCAAGGTCGTGCCGAAGCTTTTGATATTAATGATGAAGTAGCTGTAGGTTTTACAGCAAATCAAGATGGTGATTATACTATTGCTTTAGATTCTTTTGATGGATTGTTTACAAATCAAGATATTTTCTTATGGGATAAATTGTCTAACACAAAGCACAATTTAAAACAATCAGCTTATACTTTTAAAGCGGTTGCAGGAACTAATGACAGTCGATTTACAGTAGTTTACAAAACAGATGCTACTCTAGGAACTGATACTTTTACAAAAGACAGTCAAGTAGTTTATGTAGATGCCAACAATTACATACAAATAGAAAATTCAAACCAACTTATCTCTAAAGTTGATGTTTATGACGTTTCGGGTAAAGTTTTATATTCAAAGACTAATATTCAAAAAAATCAAGTAACAGTGCAAAAATCCATAAAAAACCAAGTAGTATTGGTTAAAATTACATTGCAAGATGGATCTACTAACACACAAAAAATCATTAAATAA
- a CDS encoding HesB/IscA family protein → MIKVSDTAKKKIIDLMKDDGFDAAVDYVRVGVKSGGCSGLSYDLKFDKNKGDDDKIFVDNDITIAVEKKSFLYLAGTILEFSGGLNGKGFVFNNPNASRTCGCGESFSL, encoded by the coding sequence ATGATAAAAGTTTCTGATACGGCCAAAAAGAAAATCATCGACTTGATGAAAGATGATGGTTTTGATGCCGCAGTCGATTATGTAAGAGTTGGCGTAAAAAGCGGCGGATGCTCTGGATTGTCTTATGATTTAAAATTTGACAAAAACAAGGGCGATGATGATAAGATATTCGTAGATAACGATATAACAATTGCAGTCGAAAAAAAATCGTTCCTTTATTTAGCCGGAACAATATTAGAGTTTTCAGGCGGATTAAACGGAAAAGGATTTGTGTTTAACAATCCTAATGCTAGTAGAACTTGTGGTTGCGGAGAGAGTTTCTCTTTGTAA
- a CDS encoding CvpA family protein yields MSFLDIILGSLLAFGLYKGIKNGLFVEVSSLISLLLGIYFAVKFSILTADVLSGIVHWNPKTIQITAFILTFILVVIGISLLAKFLTGIADFAQLGWINKLGGGFFRLLKTILIVSIFLNLFEKINFNNTFAKKETLDNSLFYRPIQKTAGLIYPSIEKWYEGLKKK; encoded by the coding sequence ATGAGTTTTTTAGATATTATTTTGGGCAGTTTATTAGCCTTTGGTTTGTATAAAGGTATTAAAAACGGACTTTTTGTAGAAGTTTCCTCCTTGATTTCCTTACTATTGGGGATTTATTTTGCTGTGAAATTTTCAATTCTAACCGCTGATGTCCTTTCTGGTATTGTACATTGGAATCCAAAAACCATTCAGATTACCGCTTTTATTTTGACCTTTATTTTAGTTGTCATCGGAATATCGCTATTGGCAAAATTCTTGACTGGGATTGCTGATTTTGCTCAATTGGGGTGGATTAATAAACTAGGCGGTGGCTTTTTCAGACTTTTAAAAACGATATTGATTGTGAGCATTTTTTTGAATCTTTTTGAAAAGATAAATTTTAATAACACTTTTGCTAAAAAAGAGACCTTGGACAATTCCTTATTTTATAGACCAATTCAAAAAACAGCAGGACTTATTTATCCTTCAATTGAAAAATGGTATGAGGGTTTGAAGAAAAAATAA
- a CDS encoding GxxExxY protein, protein MTENEISKIVFECALKVHKTLGSGLLESAYEECMFYELKKSNLRVEKQKALPLIYEEDRRVVNGIL, encoded by the coding sequence ATGACTGAAAACGAAATTTCAAAAATAGTATTTGAATGTGCTTTGAAAGTGCATAAAACTTTAGGATCTGGATTATTAGAGAGTGCTTATGAAGAGTGTATGTTTTATGAACTTAAAAAATCTAATTTAAGAGTTGAAAAGCAAAAAGCTTTACCATTAATTTACGAAGAAGATAGAAGAGTGGTCAACGGAATACTTTAA
- a CDS encoding tetratricopeptide repeat protein, translated as MKNFILYIVLMLSFAISAQEKDKTLPKANAEYADKKFVEAEANYRISNSKFPKRTVSAYNLGNAIYRQNQIAEAKLVYVKAIENIKSRPQKHKLYHNLGNVFMKEKNYSNAVEAYKNALRNKPSDEETRYNYALAKQKLKENPPKGDDKKDKKDDKKKDDKDKKDDKKDKDKEKEDDKGKDKPSDKGDKKEEKPQEQGKPKPTPGGISQERLQNLLDAVNNEEKKVQDKVNATKGRKGKPVQTEKDW; from the coding sequence ATGAAGAATTTTATCTTATATATAGTATTAATGCTTTCTTTTGCAATTTCTGCACAGGAAAAGGATAAAACCTTGCCCAAAGCGAACGCGGAATATGCAGATAAGAAGTTCGTGGAAGCAGAAGCTAATTATAGAATTTCGAATTCTAAATTTCCTAAAAGAACAGTTTCTGCTTATAATTTAGGAAATGCTATTTATAGGCAAAACCAAATTGCAGAAGCAAAATTAGTTTATGTAAAAGCGATTGAAAACATAAAATCAAGACCTCAAAAACACAAATTGTATCATAATTTGGGGAATGTTTTTATGAAGGAAAAAAATTATTCGAACGCTGTTGAAGCCTATAAAAATGCTTTGCGCAATAAACCATCGGACGAAGAAACCCGATATAATTATGCTTTGGCAAAGCAAAAATTAAAAGAAAATCCTCCAAAAGGAGATGATAAAAAAGATAAGAAAGACGATAAAAAGAAGGACGACAAGGACAAGAAAGACGATAAAAAAGATAAAGACAAAGAAAAAGAGGACGATAAAGGAAAAGACAAACCTTCTGACAAAGGAGATAAAAAGGAGGAAAAACCTCAAGAGCAAGGGAAACCAAAACCAACTCCTGGTGGAATTTCTCAAGAACGATTACAAAATCTTTTGGATGCCGTAAATAACGAAGAGAAAAAAGTTCAAGACAAGGTAAATGCTACCAAAGGAAGAAAAGGTAAGCCAGTTCAGACCGAGAAAGATTGGTAA
- a CDS encoding AAA family ATPase, with protein sequence MEENTTLDIRAINEKIERESAFIDLLTMEMNKVIVGQKHMIERLLIGLLGQGHILLEGVPGLAKTLAINTLSQAVQGSFSRIQFTPDLLPADVVGTMIYNIKSNEFSIKKGPIFANFVLADEINRAPAKVQSALLEAMQEKQVTIGDTTFKLDRPFLVLATQNPVEQEGTYPLPEAQVDRFMLKTVIDYPKMEDERLVVRQNLKGSFEKVNAVVSVEQILRAQEAVREVYMDEKIEKYILDIIFATRYPEKYKLADLKPLISFGSSPRGSINLANAAKCYAFIKRRGYVIPEDVRAVVHDVLRHRIGITYEAEAENITSVDIINKIVNEIEVP encoded by the coding sequence ATGGAAGAGAATACAACTTTGGACATTAGAGCAATCAATGAAAAAATAGAAAGAGAAAGTGCTTTTATTGATTTGCTTACCATGGAAATGAATAAAGTAATCGTGGGTCAAAAACACATGATCGAGCGATTGTTAATCGGACTTTTGGGACAAGGACATATTTTATTAGAAGGAGTTCCAGGATTGGCAAAAACATTAGCCATAAATACGTTGTCACAAGCTGTTCAAGGTTCGTTTAGCCGAATCCAGTTTACTCCGGATTTACTGCCTGCAGATGTTGTGGGAACAATGATTTACAACATCAAATCCAATGAATTTTCTATAAAAAAAGGACCTATTTTCGCTAATTTCGTTCTTGCGGATGAGATTAACCGTGCGCCAGCTAAAGTGCAATCGGCATTGTTAGAAGCGATGCAGGAAAAACAAGTTACCATTGGTGACACTACTTTCAAATTAGACAGACCTTTCTTGGTTTTGGCAACTCAAAATCCAGTAGAGCAAGAAGGAACTTATCCTTTGCCGGAAGCGCAAGTCGATCGTTTTATGTTGAAAACCGTTATCGATTACCCTAAAATGGAAGACGAGAGATTGGTGGTTCGTCAAAATCTAAAAGGAAGCTTCGAAAAAGTAAATGCTGTTGTTTCTGTAGAACAAATTTTACGTGCGCAAGAAGCCGTTCGTGAGGTTTACATGGACGAAAAAATCGAAAAATATATTCTAGATATTATCTTCGCAACCCGTTATCCGGAGAAATATAAATTAGCTGATTTGAAACCATTAATCAGTTTTGGATCTTCTCCACGTGGAAGTATCAATTTAGCGAATGCTGCAAAATGTTATGCTTTTATCAAACGTCGTGGGTATGTAATTCCAGAAGATGTTCGCGCCGTGGTTCACGATGTATTGCGTCACAGAATTGGAATTACTTATGAAGCCGAAGCAGAAAACATCACTTCTGTTGACATCATCAACAAAATCGTAAACGAGATTGAAGTACCGTAA
- a CDS encoding vWA domain-containing protein: MGEITFLNPEFFWLFLLVPIAVAWLFWKKNEQSATLKMSSTQGFKGSESLAVKLKPALNVLRLLALSSLIIAMARPRTVDISNQTKTTKGVDIVIAMDVSGSMLARDLKPNRMEALKEVAADFVEERPNDRIGLVLYASEAYTKTPVTSDKAVVLEAIKSVKYDNALQDGTGIGMGLATAVNRLKDSKAKSKVIILLTDGVNNAGFIEPETAADIAKQYGIKVYTIGIGTNGMAESPYALSPSGEILFQMAKVEIDEQLMRNIARKTDGKYFRATSNSKLAEIYGEINKLETTEIEELKFYDYDEKFRSFVWFALALILVEVGLRNTVYRSFI; this comes from the coding sequence ATGGGAGAAATCACTTTTTTAAACCCAGAGTTTTTTTGGTTGTTCCTTTTGGTTCCGATAGCTGTTGCTTGGTTATTTTGGAAAAAAAACGAGCAATCGGCAACTTTGAAAATGAGTTCCACACAAGGATTCAAAGGATCGGAAAGTCTGGCAGTAAAATTGAAACCAGCTTTGAACGTTTTGCGATTACTAGCCTTAAGTTCTTTAATTATTGCTATGGCAAGACCAAGAACAGTTGACATCAGCAATCAGACCAAAACAACAAAAGGAGTTGATATTGTAATTGCAATGGACGTTTCAGGAAGTATGCTTGCAAGAGATTTGAAACCAAACCGAATGGAAGCGCTAAAAGAAGTGGCTGCCGATTTCGTTGAAGAAAGACCAAACGACAGAATTGGATTGGTACTTTATGCGTCTGAAGCCTATACAAAAACTCCTGTAACGAGTGATAAAGCAGTAGTTCTTGAAGCGATAAAAAGTGTCAAATACGACAATGCTTTACAAGACGGAACAGGAATCGGAATGGGATTGGCAACAGCCGTAAACCGTTTGAAAGATAGTAAAGCCAAAAGTAAAGTGATTATTTTGCTGACAGATGGTGTCAATAACGCTGGTTTTATTGAGCCGGAAACAGCCGCTGATATTGCTAAACAATACGGAATAAAAGTATATACAATCGGTATCGGAACCAATGGAATGGCAGAATCACCTTATGCTTTATCGCCGAGTGGAGAGATTTTGTTCCAAATGGCAAAAGTAGAAATCGATGAACAATTGATGCGAAATATAGCCCGTAAAACAGATGGAAAATATTTCAGAGCAACGAGCAACAGTAAACTAGCCGAGATTTATGGCGAAATAAATAAACTGGAAACCACCGAAATTGAAGAATTGAAATTCTATGATTACGACGAAAAATTTAGATCTTTTGTGTGGTTTGCATTGGCTTTGATTTTGGTTGAAGTGGGATTACGAAACACGGTTTATAGAAGTTTTATTTAG
- a CDS encoding tetratricopeptide repeat protein, with the protein MKNLLFILLLTSQFFFAQSGFEKGNDLYQKGKYELAIKEYESILAGKKESAELYFNLGNCYYKLNKVAPAIYNYEKALVLNPDDAEITNNLKFAQKLQIDEIKVVPTVGFSKMIQDFTSVFHYNTWAWIAVGFSVLFLGFFVGYYFSQTTLSKRIFFIAMFVLLLFLLISVSAGISEKNDFENDKPAIVFAAVIEIKSEPQKSSNTIFSLHEGTKVFVLETLNNWRKIQLTDGTEGWIEKTAIKEVK; encoded by the coding sequence ATGAAAAATTTACTTTTTATATTATTATTAACCTCACAGTTTTTCTTTGCTCAAAGTGGTTTTGAAAAAGGAAATGACTTGTACCAAAAAGGAAAATACGAACTCGCAATTAAGGAATATGAAAGCATTTTGGCAGGTAAAAAAGAGTCGGCAGAATTGTATTTTAATCTAGGAAATTGCTATTATAAATTGAATAAAGTAGCTCCCGCTATTTACAATTATGAAAAAGCATTGGTACTCAATCCGGATGATGCTGAAATAACGAACAACTTGAAATTTGCTCAAAAACTACAAATCGACGAGATAAAAGTAGTTCCAACTGTTGGTTTTTCAAAAATGATTCAAGACTTTACTTCTGTCTTTCATTACAATACTTGGGCTTGGATAGCAGTTGGATTTTCAGTATTATTTTTAGGGTTTTTTGTAGGTTATTATTTTTCGCAAACTACATTGTCAAAAAGGATATTTTTTATAGCAATGTTTGTGTTGCTTTTATTCTTATTAATTAGTGTTTCAGCGGGAATCTCCGAGAAAAATGACTTCGAAAATGACAAGCCCGCTATTGTTTTTGCAGCAGTTATTGAAATTAAAAGCGAACCACAAAAAAGCAGTAATACTATTTTTAGTCTCCACGAAGGAACCAAAGTTTTTGTTTTGGAAACACTTAACAATTGGAGGAAAATTCAATTAACCGACGGAACCGAAGGCTGGATTGAAAAAACAGCTATTAAAGAAGTGAAATAA
- a CDS encoding DUF58 domain-containing protein produces the protein METKDLLKKVRKIEIKTRRLSDHIFSGEYHTSFKGRGMTFSEVRPYQYGDDIRAIDWNVTARYNEAHVKVFEEERELTMMLMVDISGSESFGSKNQFKKDVVTEIAATMAFSATNNNDKIGLILFSDQIELYIPPKKGRSHVLRIIRELIEFEPKSHKTDIAQALKFLSGTQKKKAIVFVISDFISESYEHTLKIASKKHDITGIRVYDIREEKMPNLGMVSMLDAETGETQLIDTGSKSVRMNYEKYYQDKLKYFKETFSKSGAGVVNTRVDESYVTKLLGYFKSR, from the coding sequence ATGGAGACAAAAGACCTCTTAAAAAAAGTACGAAAAATAGAAATCAAAACCCGAAGATTGAGCGATCATATCTTTTCGGGAGAATACCATACATCGTTCAAAGGTCGTGGAATGACTTTTAGCGAAGTGCGTCCGTATCAATATGGCGATGATATTCGTGCTATTGATTGGAATGTGACGGCGCGTTACAATGAAGCTCACGTCAAGGTTTTCGAAGAAGAACGAGAATTGACCATGATGCTGATGGTTGATATTTCGGGTTCAGAAAGTTTTGGCTCCAAAAATCAATTCAAGAAAGATGTCGTTACTGAAATTGCCGCTACAATGGCTTTTTCAGCAACAAATAACAATGATAAAATTGGTTTGATTTTGTTTTCGGATCAAATCGAATTGTATATTCCTCCAAAAAAAGGACGTTCACACGTTTTGAGAATTATCCGTGAATTGATAGAATTCGAACCAAAAAGCCACAAAACCGATATTGCCCAAGCTTTGAAATTCCTTTCGGGAACGCAAAAAAAGAAAGCTATCGTGTTTGTCATTTCTGATTTCATTTCTGAAAGTTATGAACACACATTAAAAATAGCATCCAAAAAACATGACATTACTGGAATCCGAGTGTATGACATTCGCGAAGAAAAAATGCCAAATTTAGGAATGGTTTCTATGCTTGATGCCGAAACGGGCGAAACACAATTGATTGATACTGGTTCAAAATCGGTACGAATGAATTATGAAAAATACTATCAGGATAAATTGAAATATTTCAAGGAAACTTTTAGTAAATCGGGTGCAGGGGTTGTAAATACAAGAGTTGACGAAAGCTATGTGACGAAATTATTAGGTTATTTTAAATCGAGATAA
- a CDS encoding VWA domain-containing protein, whose translation MELDESKYLYLLFILPVLALLFLYNQYWKRKKQREFGDLDLIKKLSPESSVFKPILKLSVILLALTGLILGLVNPKMGTKIETVKREGIDIVFALDVSKSMLAEDVAPSRLEKSKQIVSQIINQLGSDRIGIVAYAGSAFPVLPITTDYSVAKMFLQSANTDMVSSQGTSLDEAIKLSATYFDEKSKTSKLLIMISDGEDHSEGAESAAEEANKLGMKIITIGVGTEKGGPIPLRGANGIVESFKRDGNNQVVITKLNKDGLTSIAKATKGGYVDGSNTKEVLDYVKNALNNIQKTEFESTQMADFQSQFQWFLSFAFVLLFLDIFLLERKTNWVKKLNLFNEKE comes from the coding sequence ATGGAATTAGACGAATCAAAATATTTATATCTTCTTTTTATATTGCCAGTTTTGGCGTTGCTATTTCTTTACAATCAATATTGGAAAAGAAAAAAACAGCGTGAATTTGGAGATTTGGATTTGATTAAAAAATTAAGTCCAGAAAGTTCTGTTTTCAAACCTATTTTGAAACTTTCGGTGATACTTTTGGCACTGACTGGATTGATTTTAGGATTAGTAAATCCAAAAATGGGTACTAAAATAGAAACGGTAAAACGAGAAGGAATTGATATCGTTTTTGCTTTGGACGTTTCCAAAAGTATGTTGGCGGAAGACGTTGCACCAAGCCGATTGGAAAAAAGCAAACAAATTGTTTCGCAAATCATCAATCAATTAGGAAGTGACAGAATTGGAATTGTGGCTTATGCTGGAAGTGCTTTTCCTGTCTTGCCTATAACCACTGATTACAGTGTTGCCAAAATGTTTTTGCAAAGTGCCAATACCGATATGGTTTCTTCACAAGGAACTTCTTTGGACGAAGCCATAAAATTGTCGGCGACTTATTTTGATGAAAAAAGTAAAACCAGCAAATTGCTGATTATGATTTCGGATGGAGAAGATCATTCAGAAGGAGCAGAATCGGCTGCCGAAGAAGCGAATAAATTGGGGATGAAAATCATTACCATTGGCGTTGGAACCGAAAAAGGAGGTCCAATTCCATTACGTGGTGCAAATGGTATTGTTGAAAGTTTTAAAAGAGACGGCAACAATCAAGTGGTGATAACAAAGCTGAATAAAGACGGTCTGACAAGTATTGCCAAAGCAACAAAAGGGGGTTATGTGGATGGAAGCAATACCAAAGAAGTATTAGATTATGTGAAAAACGCTTTGAATAATATTCAAAAAACAGAATTCGAATCGACACAAATGGCTGATTTCCAATCGCAGTTTCAATGGTTTTTGAGCTTTGCATTTGTCTTATTATTTTTAGACATTTTCTTGTTGGAAAGAAAAACCAATTGGGTCAAAAAGTTGAATTTATTTAACGAAAAAGAATAA